In Acidimicrobiia bacterium, the following proteins share a genomic window:
- a CDS encoding CpaF family protein, which produces MTNQYTRWQDFQKSPTSARTAQLEELRGKVHQYVIEQLGPLLGDSRMAEHDMRRRVADTLQDALTEEGVALGASEKAALIQDVTDDVLGYGPIDRYLKQDDVTEVMVNGPDSVYVEERGKLVKTDTRFVDETHLRRIIDKIVSQVGRRIDESTPMVDARLPDGSRVNAVVHPLSIGGPFLTIRKFAADPYTIGDLINFQTLNAQSAHFLDACVRGRLNVVVSGGTGTGKTTMLNVLSSFIPTDERIVTIEDAKELQLKQDHVLSLESRPPNIEGVGQVMIRDLVRNALRMRPDRIVVGEVRGAETLDMLQAMNTGHDGSITTVHSNSPRDTLARIETMTLMAGMDLPIRAIREQVASALDLVVHLSRLRDGTRRVTYISEVMGMEGDVIVLQDLYLYDYGMGVDDDGKFLGHLKSTGIRPTFSERLADHGIRLEPELFTLQPFARKVVGMR; this is translated from the coding sequence ATGACCAACCAGTACACCCGCTGGCAGGACTTCCAGAAGAGCCCGACCTCGGCGCGCACCGCACAGCTCGAGGAGCTGCGCGGCAAGGTCCACCAGTACGTGATCGAGCAGCTCGGACCGCTGCTCGGCGACTCGCGCATGGCGGAGCACGACATGCGCCGTCGCGTCGCGGACACGCTCCAGGACGCGCTCACGGAGGAGGGCGTCGCGCTCGGTGCGAGCGAGAAGGCCGCACTCATCCAGGACGTCACCGACGACGTCCTCGGCTACGGCCCGATCGACCGCTACCTCAAGCAGGACGACGTCACCGAGGTCATGGTGAACGGCCCCGACTCCGTGTACGTGGAAGAGCGGGGCAAGCTCGTCAAGACCGATACGCGCTTCGTCGACGAGACGCACCTGCGGCGCATCATCGACAAGATCGTGAGCCAGGTCGGCCGGCGCATCGACGAGTCGACGCCGATGGTCGACGCCCGTCTGCCCGACGGCTCCCGTGTCAACGCGGTCGTGCACCCGCTGTCGATCGGCGGTCCCTTCCTCACCATCCGGAAGTTCGCCGCCGACCCGTACACGATCGGTGACCTCATCAACTTCCAGACGCTGAACGCGCAGTCGGCGCACTTCCTCGACGCGTGCGTGCGCGGTCGCCTCAACGTCGTGGTGAGCGGGGGTACCGGTACTGGTAAGACGACGATGCTCAACGTGCTGTCGTCGTTCATCCCGACCGACGAGCGCATCGTCACGATCGAAGACGCGAAGGAGCTCCAGCTCAAGCAGGACCACGTTCTCTCGCTGGAGTCGCGCCCTCCGAACATCGAGGGCGTCGGCCAGGTCATGATCCGCGACCTCGTCCGCAACGCGCTGCGTATGCGGCCCGACCGCATCGTCGTCGGTGAGGTTCGTGGCGCGGAGACGCTCGACATGCTCCAGGCCATGAACACCGGTCACGACGGATCGATCACGACCGTCCACTCGAACAGCCCGCGCGACACGCTCGCCCGTATCGAGACGATGACGCTGATGGCCGGCATGGACCTGCCGATCCGCGCCATCCGGGAGCAGGTCGCGTCCGCGCTCGACCTCGTCGTGCACTTGTCCCGACTGCGGGACGGCACGCGTCGCGTCACCTACATCAGCGAGGTCATGGGCATGGAGGGCGACGTCATCGTGCTCCAGGACCTGTACCTCTACGACTACGGCATGGGCGTCGACGACGACGGCAAGTTCCTCGGCCACCTGAAGTCGACGGGCATCCGTCCCACGTTCTCCGAGCGACTCGCCGACCATGGCATCCGCCTCGAGCCCGAGCTGTTCACACTCCAGCCCTTTGCCCGGAAGGTGGTGGGGATGCGGTGA
- a CDS encoding type II secretion system F family protein yields MIVLADFIGSAASRYVIAALAFAATGCVIVTIAFVFTKREKRLERRLAGYSVTTGFTEAGEPVSDSSHLVQQAAEAAEKFAGADVMEKVEQLLEQAKLPLRPAEFLVYAPLFAIAAAALAWFLEGPVFAIIVVVALVAAPFLMLKRRSSSRLKKFQSQLPDTLNLLAGSMRAGFSFMQGLEAVADEASEPLRTEFQRAFTESRLGRPVEEALDDAARRMNSRDLAWAVMAIRIQREVGGNLAELLDTVADTMTHRERLRREVKSLTAEGRMSAIVLSIFPPAFALMLFLLQPDYMKLLFQETIGIVAVVGGGILSVVGWFWLARIVKIEV; encoded by the coding sequence GTGATCGTCCTCGCAGATTTCATCGGATCGGCGGCGAGCCGGTACGTCATCGCGGCGCTCGCGTTCGCGGCGACGGGCTGCGTCATCGTCACGATCGCGTTCGTGTTCACGAAGCGCGAGAAGCGACTCGAGCGCCGGCTCGCGGGCTACAGCGTGACCACGGGCTTCACCGAGGCCGGCGAGCCCGTGAGCGACAGCTCGCACCTCGTCCAGCAGGCGGCGGAGGCGGCGGAGAAGTTCGCCGGCGCCGACGTCATGGAGAAGGTCGAGCAGCTGCTCGAGCAGGCGAAGCTGCCGCTGCGGCCCGCCGAGTTCCTCGTGTACGCACCGCTGTTCGCGATCGCCGCCGCGGCGTTGGCGTGGTTCCTCGAAGGCCCGGTCTTCGCGATCATCGTCGTGGTCGCGCTCGTGGCCGCGCCGTTCCTGATGCTGAAGCGTCGCAGCAGCTCGCGGCTCAAGAAGTTCCAGTCCCAGCTGCCCGACACGCTGAACCTCCTCGCGGGCTCGATGCGCGCGGGCTTCTCGTTCATGCAGGGCCTGGAAGCGGTCGCCGACGAGGCGAGTGAGCCGCTGCGCACCGAGTTCCAGCGTGCGTTCACGGAGTCGCGCCTCGGCCGTCCGGTCGAGGAAGCGCTCGACGACGCGGCCCGCCGCATGAACAGTCGCGACCTCGCGTGGGCGGTCATGGCGATCCGCATCCAGCGGGAGGTCGGCGGAAACCTGGCCGAGCTCCTCGACACCGTCGCCGACACGATGACGCACCGCGAGCGCCTGCGCCGAGAGGTGAAGTCGCTCACCGCGGAGGGCCGCATGTCGGCGATCGTGCTGAGCATCTTCCCGCCCGCGTTCGCACTGATGCTGTTCCTGCTCCAGCCCGATTACATGAAGTTGCTCTTCCAGGAGACGATCGGAATCGTCGCCGTTGTGGGCGGCGGCATCCTGTCGGTCGTCGGGTGGTTCTGGCTCGCACGGATCGTCAAGATCGAGGTCTGA
- a CDS encoding type II secretion system F family protein: MLSVIVAISVAAVALGVFAVGAILGERAQIRESLRRLEGYQVTGARDQEMLKSFGSRVVNPLSSGTLGLIRRFTPVGYTEGLRHKVVLAGNPPGVEVDRLLIFKVLGITSGIAWVPLVYMGLALKGIPALFAVAVLWGGSFMFPDLSLDRKIEARRKEIAQKLPDILDLLVISVEAGLGFEQAIDRTSAAVPGPLSEEFRRMLQETRVGASRADALRALDERTEVPELRSFVLAMLQADTFGVSIARILRAQADEMRVRRRLAAQELAQKAPIKMLFPLVLCIFPAMFVVVLGPAFISISKNI, encoded by the coding sequence ATGCTTTCTGTCATCGTCGCGATCTCCGTCGCCGCAGTTGCGCTCGGCGTCTTCGCGGTCGGCGCGATCCTCGGCGAGCGCGCGCAGATCCGCGAGTCGCTGCGCCGGCTCGAGGGCTACCAGGTCACTGGTGCGCGTGACCAGGAGATGCTGAAGTCGTTCGGCTCGCGCGTCGTCAACCCGCTGTCGAGCGGCACGCTCGGACTCATCCGCCGGTTCACACCGGTGGGCTACACCGAGGGCCTCCGGCACAAGGTCGTGCTCGCCGGCAACCCGCCGGGTGTCGAGGTCGACCGGCTGCTGATCTTCAAGGTGCTCGGCATCACGTCCGGCATCGCGTGGGTCCCGCTCGTCTACATGGGCCTCGCGCTGAAGGGCATCCCCGCGCTGTTCGCGGTCGCGGTCCTCTGGGGCGGCTCGTTCATGTTCCCGGACCTGTCGCTGGACCGGAAGATCGAGGCCCGTCGCAAGGAGATCGCGCAGAAGCTGCCCGACATCCTCGACCTCCTCGTGATCTCGGTCGAAGCCGGTCTCGGCTTCGAGCAGGCGATCGACCGCACGTCGGCGGCCGTTCCCGGCCCGCTGTCGGAGGAGTTCCGGCGCATGCTGCAGGAGACGCGGGTCGGTGCGAGCCGGGCCGACGCGCTGCGTGCGCTCGACGAGCGCACCGAGGTCCCCGAGCTGCGCTCGTTCGTCCTCGCGATGCTCCAGGCCGACACGTTCGGTGTGTCGATCGCGCGCATCCTGCGGGCCCAGGCCGACGAGATGCGCGTCCGCCGCCGTCTCGCCGCGCAGGAGCTCGCGCAGAAGGCTCCGATCAAGATGCTCTTCCCGCTGGTCCTGTGCATCTTCCCGGCGATGTTCGTCGTGGTGCTCGGCCCCGCCTTCATCTCGATCAGCAAGAACATCTGA
- the cpaB gene encoding Flp pilus assembly protein CpaB, with the protein MKNWRVLVAVAAVVLAGAAAYLSYEYAHKADTRAEKNVQTVNVLVAKGDISKGTTAAQALNGGLISTKAIARGVLPPTVVQNASDLTNKIATSSIARGQFIVGDSFVLPQQVSGFSANVPKGMQAITITVDSTHGVGGFVQPGDTVNVLWSGAVTAQQGGTSGEAARTTAYLVPSVKVMAVGSTTANSAPASNTAVGLTTSDQAAGAPAASSTAATGNSGLITLEVTPRQAEQIAQGVSLGSFYLTLDAPGVDPSKFTPPAEVVETWNLFDQHLSVVDGFHGSH; encoded by the coding sequence GTGAAGAACTGGCGTGTGCTCGTCGCGGTCGCCGCAGTCGTGCTGGCGGGAGCGGCGGCCTACCTGTCCTACGAGTACGCCCACAAGGCGGACACTCGTGCCGAGAAGAACGTGCAGACCGTCAACGTGCTCGTCGCCAAGGGCGACATCTCCAAGGGCACGACGGCGGCACAGGCACTCAACGGCGGGCTGATCTCCACCAAGGCCATCGCGCGTGGCGTGCTGCCGCCGACGGTCGTGCAGAACGCGTCCGACCTGACGAACAAGATCGCGACGTCGTCGATCGCCAGGGGCCAGTTCATCGTGGGCGACTCGTTCGTGCTGCCCCAGCAGGTGAGCGGCTTCTCGGCGAACGTGCCGAAGGGCATGCAGGCGATCACGATCACCGTCGACTCCACGCATGGTGTCGGGGGCTTCGTGCAGCCGGGCGACACGGTGAACGTGCTGTGGTCGGGTGCGGTGACCGCCCAGCAGGGCGGGACCTCGGGTGAGGCGGCGCGTACCACCGCGTACCTCGTGCCGAGCGTGAAGGTCATGGCCGTCGGTTCGACGACCGCGAACAGCGCGCCGGCCTCGAACACCGCGGTCGGCCTCACGACGAGTGACCAGGCCGCCGGCGCGCCGGCCGCCTCGAGCACCGCGGCCACGGGCAACTCGGGTCTCATCACCCTCGAGGTGACGCCCCGCCAGGCCGAGCAGATCGCGCAGGGCGTGTCGCTGGGCAGCTTCTACCTGACGCTGGACGCGCCGGGTGTCGACCCGAGCAAGTTCACGCCGCCGGCCGAGGTCGTCGAGACCTGGAACCTGTTCGACCAGCACCTCAGCGTGGTCGACGGCTTCCACGGCTCGCACTGA
- the rpsA gene encoding 30S ribosomal protein S1, whose product MVFDDLDGQSLSDAIDATIVAFDDGDIVKGRVVKIDSDEVLLDIGYKSEGVIPSRELSIRNDVDPHEVVTLDEELEALVLTKEDKDGRLILSKKRAQYERAWGTIEAIKESEGVVSGPVIEVVKGGLILDIGLRGFLPASLVDLRRVRDLHPFVGKTLEAKIIELDKNRNNVVLSRRAYLEETQREQRDEFLTNLKPGEVRSGVVSSVVNFGAFVDLGGMDGLVHVSELSWKHVDHPSSVVQVGDEVTVQVLDVDLDRERISLSLKATQQDPWQEFAGGHEVGELVYGRVTKLVPFGAFVQVGEGIEGLVHISEMAIHHVEAPEQVVTPGEELWVKIIDVDLERRRISLSIKQAAEGGTVAAEYREMYGEHNYDEAGNYIGPDYEAEAAEAAAAEGGEATEGEATDGEAPEAAAAAPDTTDAADDADAGGETPA is encoded by the coding sequence ATCGTCTTCGACGATCTCGACGGGCAGTCGCTGTCCGACGCGATCGACGCGACGATCGTCGCGTTCGACGACGGCGACATCGTGAAGGGCCGGGTCGTCAAGATCGACAGCGACGAGGTGCTGCTCGACATCGGCTACAAGTCCGAGGGCGTCATCCCCTCGCGTGAGCTCTCGATCCGCAACGACGTCGACCCGCACGAGGTGGTCACGCTCGACGAGGAGCTCGAGGCGCTCGTCCTCACCAAGGAAGACAAGGACGGCCGGCTCATCCTCTCGAAGAAGCGCGCGCAGTACGAGCGCGCGTGGGGAACGATCGAGGCGATCAAGGAGAGCGAAGGCGTCGTCTCCGGTCCCGTGATCGAGGTCGTCAAGGGCGGCCTGATCCTCGACATCGGCCTGCGCGGGTTCCTTCCCGCGTCGCTCGTCGACCTGCGGCGCGTGCGCGATCTGCACCCGTTCGTCGGCAAGACGCTCGAGGCCAAGATCATCGAGCTCGACAAGAACCGCAACAACGTCGTGCTCAGCCGGCGCGCGTATCTCGAAGAGACGCAGCGCGAGCAGCGCGACGAGTTCCTCACCAACCTGAAGCCGGGCGAGGTCCGCAGCGGTGTGGTGTCGTCGGTCGTGAACTTCGGTGCGTTCGTCGACCTCGGCGGCATGGACGGACTCGTGCATGTGTCCGAGCTCTCGTGGAAGCACGTCGACCACCCGAGCTCGGTCGTGCAGGTCGGCGACGAGGTCACCGTGCAGGTGCTCGATGTCGACCTCGACCGCGAGCGCATCTCGCTCTCGCTCAAGGCGACGCAGCAGGACCCGTGGCAGGAGTTCGCGGGCGGCCACGAGGTCGGCGAGCTCGTGTACGGCCGGGTCACCAAGCTCGTGCCGTTCGGCGCCTTCGTCCAGGTCGGCGAGGGCATCGAGGGTCTCGTCCACATCTCCGAGATGGCGATCCACCACGTCGAGGCGCCCGAGCAGGTCGTCACCCCCGGCGAGGAGCTGTGGGTGAAGATCATCGACGTCGACCTCGAGCGCCGCCGCATCTCGCTCTCCATCAAGCAGGCCGCGGAGGGTGGCACCGTCGCCGCCGAGTACCGCGAGATGTACGGCGAGCACAACTACGACGAAGCCGGCAACTACATCGGACCCGACTACGAGGCCGAGGCCGCCGAGGCCGCCGCCGCAGAGGGTGGCGAGGCCACCGAGGGCGAGGCCACGGACGGCGAGGCTCCGGAAGCGGCCGCCGCGGCTCCCGACACCACCGATGCCGCCGACGACGCCGACGCCGGGGGCGAAACGCCCGCTTAG
- a CDS encoding VOC family protein, with amino-acid sequence MSDSNTEMVAAHFIVSDDVERSRRFYSDVLGGKTVISGESGDDVTYVALANTWVIINVGGGPTDDKPTVTLEPPRDPDRVSSFLNIRVADIHAVYAEWKARGAQFLTEPKQHETELRCYIRDPDGYIIEVGQTTLPRGWRPPA; translated from the coding sequence ATGAGCGACAGCAACACGGAGATGGTGGCGGCGCACTTCATCGTCTCGGACGATGTCGAGCGGTCCCGCCGCTTCTACAGCGACGTGCTGGGCGGCAAGACCGTGATCTCCGGCGAGTCGGGAGACGACGTGACCTACGTCGCGCTCGCGAACACCTGGGTCATCATCAACGTCGGCGGCGGTCCGACGGACGACAAGCCGACCGTCACGCTCGAGCCGCCGCGCGACCCGGATCGCGTGAGCAGCTTCCTCAACATTCGGGTCGCCGACATCCACGCCGTGTACGCCGAGTGGAAGGCGCGCGGCGCGCAGTTCCTGACCGAGCCGAAGCAGCACGAGACCGAGCTCCGCTGCTACATCCGGGACCCCGACGGCTACATCATCGAAGTCGGCCAGACCACCCTGCCGCGAGGTTGGCGTCCGCCGGCGTGA
- a CDS encoding P-loop NTPase, which yields MASTGATVADTIESLVATLDGNRPTVVVFGPGLANDTGLAQAQRLSRQHPEMGVVLVCQELSLSLLQHALRAGVRDALSLDTDDAALRSAIERVGDSLANERTQSAGIAAEPGRVIVTFSTKGGVGKSVTATNLAVALAARSPKQVVIVDGDLQFGDVAVLLGVPPTHTTIDAAAAIDQADTSLMDSFLATHPATGLRVLPAPVEPSAADSISPEQMLGIVRMLRATCAYVIVDMPPHFDDVVLALLEEADDVLLVASMDIPSIKNLKVGIQTLGLLSLAGPKLRLILNRSGSKVNLDIADVERAIGIPVQFRVPSDIAVPQAVNRGVPVVLDKPRAPAALALGLLADSILGNDVREAEEPVEQEHRRRSWRRTDKEASGQ from the coding sequence TTGGCCTCGACCGGAGCGACCGTCGCGGACACGATCGAGTCCCTGGTCGCGACGCTCGACGGGAACCGGCCGACCGTGGTCGTGTTCGGTCCCGGACTGGCGAACGACACGGGGCTCGCGCAGGCGCAGCGTCTCTCGCGCCAGCACCCCGAGATGGGGGTCGTGCTCGTCTGCCAGGAGCTCTCCCTCTCACTGCTCCAGCACGCGCTGCGTGCCGGCGTCCGTGACGCGCTGTCGCTCGACACGGACGACGCCGCGCTGCGGAGCGCGATCGAGCGCGTCGGAGACTCGCTCGCGAACGAACGCACGCAGAGCGCGGGCATCGCCGCCGAGCCGGGCCGCGTCATCGTCACGTTCTCGACGAAGGGCGGTGTCGGCAAGAGCGTCACCGCGACGAACCTCGCGGTCGCACTCGCCGCACGTTCCCCGAAGCAGGTCGTGATCGTCGACGGCGACCTCCAGTTCGGCGACGTCGCCGTGTTGCTCGGTGTACCGCCGACGCACACGACGATCGACGCCGCGGCCGCGATCGACCAGGCCGACACGTCACTCATGGACTCGTTCCTCGCGACGCACCCGGCAACGGGGCTTCGCGTCCTGCCCGCGCCGGTCGAACCGTCCGCTGCGGACTCCATCTCGCCCGAGCAGATGCTCGGCATCGTCCGGATGCTGCGGGCGACGTGCGCCTACGTCATCGTCGACATGCCGCCCCACTTCGACGACGTCGTGCTCGCGCTGCTCGAAGAGGCGGACGACGTCCTCCTCGTCGCGAGCATGGACATCCCGAGCATCAAGAACCTGAAGGTCGGCATCCAGACCCTGGGCCTGCTGTCGCTCGCAGGGCCGAAGCTCCGCCTGATCCTGAACCGGTCCGGCTCGAAGGTGAACCTCGACATCGCCGACGTGGAGCGCGCGATCGGGATCCCCGTGCAGTTCCGGGTGCCCTCCGACATCGCCGTCCCCCAGGCCGTCAACCGCGGTGTCCCCGTCGTGCTCGACAAGCCGCGGGCCCCGGCCGCGCTGGCCCTCGGCCTGCTCGCCGACTCGATCCTCGGAAACGACGTGCGTGAGGCCGAAGAACCGGTCGAGCAGGAGCACCGACGCCGGTCGTGGCGGCGTACCGACAAGGAGGCCTCCGGGCAATGA
- a CDS encoding chitinase, giving the protein MLGRGKGRKAGAGVAVLALVTIGTAGAGVPAHAASGGTTVAPYVDMAGPNPSALDDAITKDGLTDFTAAFVIAKGCTPTWDDGTKVATNAAFADRIQTARDEGAEPIVSFGGQAGKDLARTCTDQAKVTAGYQAVIHQFGVNRVDFDVEGKALKDTAGLARRFVAIHALEAANPGLVVSATLPVGPSGLLETGVQFLHRAHDADVRLDLVNIMAMDYGDARDMGAAAISAARGARTQLDAVWPADTYANLGVTPMIGVNDTAVEVFSMKNANTLVRFARQNGLGRLGFWSIDRDQKCKPPKQKARADCSGVAQKPGAFAETFASAG; this is encoded by the coding sequence ATGCTGGGGCGGGGCAAGGGCCGGAAGGCGGGCGCGGGCGTGGCCGTGCTCGCGTTGGTGACGATCGGGACCGCCGGTGCGGGCGTCCCCGCGCACGCGGCGTCGGGCGGCACCACGGTGGCGCCCTACGTCGACATGGCGGGGCCGAACCCGAGCGCGCTCGACGACGCGATCACGAAGGACGGGCTGACCGACTTCACCGCCGCGTTCGTGATCGCCAAGGGCTGCACGCCGACGTGGGACGACGGAACGAAGGTCGCGACGAACGCCGCGTTCGCGGATCGGATACAAACCGCTCGCGACGAAGGCGCGGAGCCCATCGTGTCGTTCGGCGGCCAGGCCGGGAAGGATCTCGCCCGCACGTGCACCGACCAGGCCAAGGTCACGGCGGGCTACCAAGCGGTGATCCACCAGTTCGGCGTGAACCGCGTCGACTTCGACGTCGAGGGCAAGGCGCTCAAGGACACGGCCGGACTCGCGCGCCGCTTCGTCGCGATCCACGCGCTCGAGGCTGCGAACCCCGGGCTGGTCGTGTCGGCGACGCTGCCCGTCGGACCCTCAGGGCTGCTCGAGACCGGTGTGCAGTTCCTGCACCGGGCGCACGACGCGGACGTTCGCCTCGACCTCGTGAACATCATGGCGATGGACTACGGCGACGCGCGCGACATGGGCGCGGCCGCGATCAGCGCGGCACGGGGCGCGCGCACCCAACTCGATGCCGTCTGGCCCGCCGACACCTACGCCAACCTCGGCGTGACGCCGATGATCGGGGTGAACGACACCGCGGTCGAGGTGTTCAGCATGAAGAACGCGAACACGCTCGTGCGCTTCGCGCGTCAGAACGGCCTCGGCCGGCTCGGGTTCTGGTCGATCGACCGCGATCAGAAGTGCAAGCCGCCGAAGCAGAAGGCGCGCGCCGACTGCTCGGGCGTGGCTCAGAAGCCGGGCGCGTTCGCCGAGACCTTCGCGTCGGCGGGCTGA
- a CDS encoding class I SAM-dependent methyltransferase has product MPEPPDDAWFDALARFLGPAYLRNAFTYGTEQEVDHLVARLALHEGDRVLDLGCGPGRHALALARRGIEVVGIDHSDEFVALARQAAQHAQLTNARFERADVRALDKRAEFDAVICLCQGGFGLLGGREDVDLLRRFARALKPGGRLALTAFHVAFAVRFLEDTERFDPATGVNHERATLRDQHGHEQAFDLWTTCFTPRELRLMATAAGLTVDHVSGVAPGRYGDNPPTLEDPEILLVASRRIR; this is encoded by the coding sequence ATGCCCGAGCCGCCGGACGACGCGTGGTTCGACGCGCTGGCGCGCTTCCTCGGCCCCGCGTACCTGCGCAACGCGTTCACGTACGGGACGGAGCAGGAAGTCGACCATCTCGTCGCGCGGCTCGCGCTGCACGAAGGCGATCGCGTGCTCGACCTCGGCTGTGGTCCCGGTCGCCACGCACTCGCGCTCGCGCGTCGCGGCATCGAGGTCGTCGGCATCGATCACTCCGACGAGTTCGTCGCGCTCGCACGGCAGGCCGCGCAACACGCGCAGCTCACGAACGCACGCTTCGAACGCGCCGACGTGCGCGCGCTCGACAAGCGCGCGGAGTTCGACGCGGTCATCTGTCTGTGTCAGGGCGGGTTCGGTCTGCTCGGCGGCAGGGAGGACGTCGATCTGCTCCGACGGTTCGCACGGGCCCTGAAGCCCGGTGGCCGGCTCGCGCTCACGGCGTTCCACGTCGCGTTCGCCGTCAGGTTCCTGGAGGACACCGAGCGCTTCGATCCCGCGACCGGCGTGAACCACGAACGGGCGACGCTGCGCGACCAACACGGGCACGAGCAGGCGTTCGACCTCTGGACGACCTGCTTCACTCCCCGTGAGCTGCGCCTGATGGCGACCGCCGCGGGCCTCACCGTCGACCACGTGTCCGGCGTCGCGCCCGGCCGCTACGGAGACAACCCGCCGACCCTCGAGGATCCCGAGATCCTGCTGGTCGCGAGCCGTCGGATCAGGTGA